TTGGCCCCGATGACGCCGGTCACCGGCCCCCGGGCGGTGTAGACCCGCACCCGCTGGGCCAGCATGACCTGGCTCCACCAGCCGCCGATGGGCTGGAAACGGACGAACCCGCCGTCGTCGACGTGGCTGACCATGAAGCCGATCTCGTCCATGTGGGCGGCCAGCATGACCCGCGGGTGGGCGCCAGCGCCGGGCCGCTCGGCGATGAGCGACCCCAGGTTGTCCGTCCCGATCCGCGCCGCCAGCGCACCCAGGTATCGGGTCAGCACCTCCCGCACCGGAGCCTCGTAGCCGGAGACCCCCGGCGCCTCGGTCAGCTCCCGCAAGAGGGCCCAGTCGGTGGCCATGGCGTCACCTCCGACGCTAACGTGCACGGGCCACCCGGGGCATATCCCCGTCCACCCCTCGAAGCCTTGCGGGGCCTGGCGAGGGACCTGCGACCCGGACCGTCGCCGGGCTCCCCGACGCGGCCGGCTGCGCCCCGTGGACCGCAGCGGGACGGGGCGATGGGCCATGACCGCGACCGCGCCCTGGCCGGCGCCCTGGCCTGGGCCTGGCTCCGTCCGGCTCCGCCCCCACCGGGGCGAGGCGCGCCCGCGGTGATCCCGCCCCCTTGCCCGAGGGCCCGTTCCCGGAGGCCCGGGACCGGTGACGAACGCGGCCCGCCGCCCGCCGCCGATGGCTGCACCGCCGCCGGCCACCGCGTTGACGCACCCGCGGCGGCCGTGAACACTGGAAGGCAGAGGGTCGACCCTGGAAGAGGGGAACCACGCTGCCAAGGGGAGGGAGCTCCGACATGAGCCGGCTGGTCCGCCACGATCGCAATCGTCCGTACGAGGTGCGTCCCGAGGGTGCCGAGAAGAGCATCTGGATCTGCGCCTGCGGCCTCTCGAAGAACAAGCCGTTCTGCGACGGCTCCCATCGCCGGACCCGCGACGAGAAGGAGGGTGTGCTCTACATCTACGACGACGAGGGCCGCGTCGAGGTGCGGTCCATGTACTGAGGACCTCCAGCGCTGGGCGCACCGCTCGTCGATCAGTCCGCGCGTTCCCGCCGCTTCGTCTCCAACCGGGGCGTGGTCATGGTGAAGGAGCGCCTGGGAGCCTGCCCCCGGGGCCGGTGGAGGTGCCGTGGCCCCTCCGGTTGCGATCCGGGAGTACGGCCTCGGCACCGAGGGGCTCGTCGCCCGCGTTCACGACGCGAATGCGCCGCGCCTGGACGTTCCTCTCCAGCACCAGCGCATCCTCGTAGCCGTGCGCCTTCCCCTCCACCACGGCCTCGCGGTAGACCGCCTCCGGGATAAGGACCGCAAAGGCTCGGACCACCGGAGGGCGCGGCCACGCACGCCACCGGGCGGGGAGGGCCTCTGCCCGCGCGAGCCGCCAGAGCCCGTCAGGGCTTTCGCGCCACCAGCAGGACCCGTCGCTTGCGGAACACCCAGCCCGCGGGGCCCTTCGCCACGACCCGTGCCCGGACGGCGGGTTCGTCCTGATTCCATCGCGCCTCGAGCCGGCCGAGGAGCTCCGGCGTCGGAGGGACCGGCGCCAGCCAGTGCTCCAGCGGTTGCGGGTCGTCCAGGACCACGAGGCGCTCCAGCTCCAATTCGGCCTCCTCCACCATCGCCGCCCACCGACCGGGCGGGTGGGCGCAGGCGTGGGATGGGTCGCGGAGGCGCTCCAGGTCGTTGAAGAGGGCAGCGGCCGCCGGAAGGGGGGGCGGCGTCATGTCGACCACCCCGAGACGCCCGCCGGGACGGAGCACCCGTGCCATCTCGGCCAGGGCCAGGGGGACGTCGCGAAAATGGTGGGCGGCGCGGCGGCAGGTCACCAGGTCGAAGGACGCCGCCGGGAAGGGCAGGGCGTGGACGTCGCCCACCACGAAGCGGGCGTTGTCGACACCCCGCTCCGCCGCCTCCCGGGCGAAGGCCTCCGCCATCGCCGGCGTCAGGTCCACCCCCGTGACCTCGAGCTTCACCCGGGGTGCGAAGGTCAGCGCCGTGTGGCCGGTGGCCGTCGCCACGTCCAGCAGCCGCTGGTCGGGGCGGGGATCCAGGGCCTCCACGAGGGCGTGGAGGTCGGCCCCGGCCCGGTGCCCCGGGCTGCGTCGGTACGCCTCGGCGTGCCGGCCGAAGAACGCCTGGATCGCCGCGGGGTCGCCACCCCGCCCGGCCTCGCTGCCGGCGGACGAACCCGCCCCCGGGAGGACCGCGTCCCGCTCGTGCCTCCGGTCCATCCAACGACCCCCTCCCGGCTGCGTCGTCGCCGCGGCCCTCCCCACGGGCGCCGGTTCTTGTGGGCTCCGGTTCCGTCGGGCGGCCCGCCGGGACCGGGCCCACCCCGCGGATCCCGCGGGAGGGCCGGCGAACCCCATCCGCTACCCTGGCGAGTCCGACCGGCGGCCTCCATGGCGTTCCTCGTCCGCCGCACGCCACCGGCCGTCCCCGCGAGACCAAGCGGCGTTCTCCGTAGGGTTCTTCGTGCCGGTGCATCCCACCGGCCATCCCCGAGTCCGAGCGACGGTCGCCGCGGAGCCCTTCGTGGGCTCCTCGTGGTGTCCTTCGCTCGATCGGAGTTCTTCCCTCGATCCGCGTCGACCTCCCGGGGTGGGGCTGCCAGGGGGCGGCCTGCGCCGAATCGGGACCCTGCCCGGTTTCCCTCGCGGGGGCAGGGCGGTTACGATGGGGGCGTCATGGGACGGGCATCGCAGGGCCGGGATCGGACGGACGTCCGACCCCGGTCCCGATGGCGTGTCAGGAGGAGGAACCCGTCCCAGGAGGAGGAACCCGGCATGTCCACCGTCGCCTTCATCCACGGCTTCCTCGGGCCGATCGTCTTCGCCTTCGCCGTGCTGCGGGTGGTCTGGACCGGCTATCGCATGCTGGCCGGCCGCGATCTTCCGGCCGCCCGGATGCTGGGGGGCCTGACCATCGGGCTCTTCGACCTGCAAGCGCTGCTGGGCATCGCCCTGCTGGCCACGGTGGGGACGGCCACCGTGAGCTGGCGCCACCCCGTGTTGATGCTAGCGGCGGCCGTCCTCGCCCACATGGGCGTCGCCGCAGGGCGACGGGCCGAGGGCCGGCCGGCGGCTCCCTTCGTCCTCGCCCTGATCAGCGCCGTCCTGGTCGGCGTCGCCTATCCCGCGCCGTGACCGGGCCGACCGGAGCGGGTCCCACCGCGACCGGCCCCGTCGCACCCACGGGGCCGACGGTGCGGGCTT
The sequence above is drawn from the Thermaerobacter sp. FW80 genome and encodes:
- a CDS encoding CDGSH iron-sulfur domain-containing protein, which encodes MSRLVRHDRNRPYEVRPEGAEKSIWICACGLSKNKPFCDGSHRRTRDEKEGVLYIYDDEGRVEVRSMY
- a CDS encoding class I SAM-dependent methyltransferase; its protein translation is MDRRHERDAVLPGAGSSAGSEAGRGGDPAAIQAFFGRHAEAYRRSPGHRAGADLHALVEALDPRPDQRLLDVATATGHTALTFAPRVKLEVTGVDLTPAMAEAFAREAAERGVDNARFVVGDVHALPFPAASFDLVTCRRAAHHFRDVPLALAEMARVLRPGGRLGVVDMTPPPLPAAAALFNDLERLRDPSHACAHPPGRWAAMVEEAELELERLVVLDDPQPLEHWLAPVPPTPELLGRLEARWNQDEPAVRARVVAKGPAGWVFRKRRVLLVARKP